A region from the Lolium perenne isolate Kyuss_39 chromosome 4, Kyuss_2.0, whole genome shotgun sequence genome encodes:
- the LOC127346624 gene encoding protein ALP1-like yields the protein MVHKRAVRHAAFSRVNYGPMLQRDQEWIANLNNIYNCNDIEAIDMLRMRRAPFYAVVKTFRQRGLLLTDSIHTSIEEQVAMFLHVVGHNQRSRVIHNTFRRSTETISRYFQQVLYAIGELRGEMIKPASMNTPTKIKNSYRWFPYFRDCIGVIDGTHVTAKVPRSMFAVFRGRKHYTSQNVLAAVDFDMRFTYVLAGWEGSAHDATILADSLSRPDGLQIPVGKFYLGDAGYACRPGILPPFRKTRYHLNEFSAKHRPLNARELFNLRHSSLRVTIERAFAAWKNRFKVLDQKPFHTFDTQVKLVLACCILHNWILGWGEDESFEEVVSFDEVETGHGVEAGENDAWKVKRQEWADAMWEASGNTII from the exons ATGGTGCACAAGAGAGCAGTTAGGCATGCTGCTTTTTCTCGTGTGAATTACGGACCTATGTTACAACGAGATCAGGAGTGGATTGCCAACCTAAACAACATCTACAACTGCAACGACATAGAGGCCATCGATATGCTTCGGATGAGAAGAGCCCCTTTCTATGCAGTTGTGAAAACGTTCAGGCAAAGAGGACTGCTGCTGACTGATAGCATCCACACCTCTATCGAAGAACAAGTCGCAATGTTTCTTCATGTCGTCGGTCATAACCAAAGGTCCAGAGTCATCCATAACACATTCAGGCGATCCACGGAGACTATCTCTAGGTACTTCCAGCAGGTGTTGTACGCAATTGGGGAGCTCAGAGGTGAAATGATCAAGCCAGCATCAATGAACACACCAACCAAGATCAAGAACAGCTACAGGTGGTTCCCCTATTTCAGG GATTGCATTGGGGTTATTGATGGTACTCATGTCACTGCAAAGGTACCGAGATCAATGTTTGCAGTATTCCGCGGGAGGAAGCACTACACCAGCCAGAACGTTCTAGCAGCTGTGGATTTCGATATGAGGTTCACCTACGTGCTTGCTGGGTGGGAGGGTTCAGCTCACGATGCCACCATCCTGGCCGACAGCCTGTCAAGGCCTGATGGGTTGCAAATCCCTGTCGGTAAGTTCTACCTTGGAGATGCTGGATATGCATGCCGACCTGGAATTCTACCTCccttcaggaaaacaaggtaccACCTGAACGAGTTCTCTGCGAAGCACCGACCTCTGAATGCGAGAGAGTTGTTCAATCTCAGACACTCAAGCCTTAGAGTCACCATTGAGAGGGCTTTTGCTGCGTGGAAGAACAGGTTCAAGGTCCTTGACCAGAAACCATTCCACACGTTTGACACTCAGGTAAAGCTGGTCCTTGCTTGCTGCATTCTTCACAACTGGATCCTAGGTTGGGGCGAGGATGAGTCCTTCGAAGAGGTTGTCAGTTTTGATGAAGTGGAGACCGGCCATGGCGTGGAAGCAGGCGAAAATGATGCATGGAAGGTGAAGAGGCAAGAGTGGGCAGACGCAATGTGGGAAGCCAGCGGCAACACCATCATCTGA